Proteins co-encoded in one Calditrichota bacterium genomic window:
- the rbsK gene encoding ribokinase, with protein sequence MANSHPQRIVVVGSSNTDLVVRCQRAPAPGETVLGGEFFTAAGGKGANQAVAAARLGAEVWFVAKVGDDAFGQQALAGLQAEGVHCDFVTVDPRHPSGVALIVVEEQGQNRIVVAPGANDHLTPDDVQAAAGVIRDAGALLVQLETPLETVRHAVGLAAEHSVTVILNPAPGRPLPGELLRSVGLITPNESEAELLTGVRPQDDRTRREVAALLHKEGVGKVIITLGAEGAFVSEGSEANLIPGFPVKAVDTTAAGDAFNGALAVALVQGRELGEAVHYANAAAALAVQKLGAQPSLPTAGEVDSFLTQVRGRIV encoded by the coding sequence ATGGCTAACTCGCACCCCCAGAGAATTGTGGTTGTCGGCAGTTCGAATACCGATCTTGTGGTTCGCTGCCAGAGAGCGCCGGCGCCGGGCGAGACGGTGCTCGGGGGCGAGTTTTTCACTGCTGCAGGAGGCAAAGGCGCCAACCAGGCGGTTGCTGCGGCCCGGCTGGGCGCTGAGGTCTGGTTCGTGGCGAAAGTGGGAGACGATGCCTTTGGGCAGCAGGCGCTCGCCGGGTTGCAAGCCGAGGGCGTGCACTGCGACTTTGTGACCGTTGACCCTCGACACCCCTCAGGTGTGGCGCTCATTGTGGTGGAAGAACAGGGCCAGAATCGCATCGTAGTGGCCCCCGGGGCGAACGACCACTTGACGCCGGATGATGTGCAGGCAGCCGCCGGGGTGATACGCGACGCCGGCGCCCTGCTGGTGCAATTGGAGACGCCCTTGGAGACCGTGCGTCATGCGGTAGGCCTGGCCGCCGAGCATAGCGTGACGGTCATCCTCAATCCCGCACCGGGAAGACCGTTGCCAGGTGAGCTGCTGCGCTCGGTGGGGCTCATCACGCCCAATGAGAGCGAAGCAGAGCTCCTCACCGGCGTCAGGCCCCAGGATGACCGGACAAGGCGCGAGGTGGCCGCACTCCTGCACAAAGAGGGCGTGGGCAAGGTCATCATCACCCTGGGTGCCGAAGGGGCGTTTGTGTCTGAGGGGAGCGAGGCCAATCTCATCCCCGGGTTTCCGGTAAAGGCGGTGGACACGACCGCTGCCGGCGACGCGTTTAACGGCGCTTTGGCGGTTGCTCTCGTGCAGGGCCGGGAGCTTGGCGAAGCGGTTCACTATGCCAACGCGGCCGCAGCATTGGCGGTGCAGAAACTGGGTGCGCAACCTTCGTTGCC
- a CDS encoding galactokinase, translating into MTTLCELNELREKFSSLFGDQPEVLVRAAGRVNLIGEHTDYNDGFVLPAAIDRHICLLARRRPGRIVRAYAAEFNDLATFPVHAIPEEQHGHWTVYLRGVIQLLQQQGVEIDGFDVLIAATLPRASGLSSSAALEVGTASLIQALFPFVMDELQLIKLVQQAEHQFAGTKCGIMDMFVCRLGRQAHALFLDCRSLEYRVVPLALDEVALVICDTKKKRGLATSAYNERRAQCEEGVRLLRQWLPGISALRDVSLEQFAPLADRLPPVVRRRCEHVVAENARVLEAVSALERGDLAHFGRLMQASHASLRDLYEVSCPELDTLVESALAVDGTLGARLTGAGFGGCTVNLVRRDALEEFKERVGTDYVRRFGQEPGILVCSAADGVQVQWLSPPACSDRTSNG; encoded by the coding sequence TTGACGACTTTGTGCGAACTCAACGAGCTGCGCGAAAAGTTCAGCTCGCTTTTCGGTGACCAGCCGGAAGTGTTGGTGCGTGCCGCCGGGCGTGTCAACCTCATCGGCGAGCACACCGACTACAACGACGGCTTTGTCTTGCCGGCGGCCATCGACCGCCATATCTGCCTGTTGGCGCGGCGGCGGCCAGGCCGCATCGTGCGTGCCTACGCTGCCGAGTTCAACGATCTCGCCACTTTCCCGGTACATGCGATCCCGGAGGAGCAGCACGGGCACTGGACGGTCTACCTGCGGGGTGTCATCCAGCTTCTGCAACAGCAGGGTGTGGAAATCGATGGTTTCGATGTGCTCATCGCTGCCACGCTGCCGCGGGCTTCGGGACTCAGCTCCTCCGCAGCTCTTGAGGTCGGTACGGCCTCGCTCATTCAGGCGCTTTTCCCGTTTGTCATGGACGAATTGCAGCTCATCAAACTTGTGCAACAGGCCGAGCACCAGTTTGCCGGCACCAAGTGCGGCATCATGGACATGTTCGTCTGCCGGCTGGGCCGCCAGGCGCACGCCCTCTTTTTGGACTGCCGCTCGTTGGAGTACCGCGTGGTTCCCTTAGCGCTGGACGAGGTGGCTTTGGTCATTTGCGACACCAAGAAGAAGCGCGGCCTGGCGACCTCTGCCTACAACGAACGGCGCGCACAGTGCGAAGAGGGGGTGCGCCTGTTGCGGCAGTGGCTACCAGGCATCAGTGCCCTGCGCGATGTGAGCCTTGAGCAGTTTGCTCCCCTCGCCGACCGCCTCCCGCCGGTCGTGCGGCGCCGCTGCGAGCACGTCGTGGCCGAGAACGCTCGTGTGTTAGAGGCAGTAAGTGCCTTGGAAAGGGGCGACCTCGCCCATTTTGGCAGGCTGATGCAGGCATCGCACGCCAGCCTGCGCGACCTGTACGAGGTGAGCTGCCCGGAGCTCGACACGCTGGTGGAAAGCGCGCTGGCGGTAGATGGTACGCTGGGGGCGCGGCTCACCGGGGCAGGTTTCGGCGGCTGCACCGTCAATCTCGTGCGGCGAGATGCACTCGAGGAGTTCAAGGAGAGAGTGGGCACGGACTATGTCCGACGCTTTGGACAAGAGCCGGGCATCCTCGTCTGTAGTGCCGCCGATGGCGTACAGGTGCAATGGCTGTCCCCGCCAGCTTGTTCGGACAGGACTTCGAATGGCTAA